One Drosophila virilis strain 15010-1051.87 chromosome 5, Dvir_AGI_RSII-ME, whole genome shotgun sequence DNA window includes the following coding sequences:
- the cora gene encoding protein 4.1 homolog isoform X1 gives MPAEIKPSAPAEPETPTKSKPKSSSSTFSKAALARVTLLDGSILDVTIDRKAKGRDLVNSICAGLNIIEKDYFGLTYDTPTDPRVWLDLEKPVAKFFRTDPWPLAFAVKFYPPEPSQLQEDITRYHLCLQVRNDILEGRLPCTFVTHALLGSYLVQSEMGDYDPKEMPTRAYLKDFKIAPNQTSELEDKVMDLHKTHKGQSPAEAELHYLENAKKLAMYGVDLHPAKDSEGVDIMLGVCASGLLVYRDKLRINRFAWPKILKISYKRHHFYIKIRPGEFEQYESTIGFKLANHRAAKKLWKSCVEHHTFFRLMTPEPNTRSTLFPRFGSKYRFSGRTHYESKATPVDRTAPKFDRALSGARLSSRSMDALAIAEKEKVARKSNTLDHRGDRSLDTDPHARSPIKNKKDKLIRESSTGTASASSQSSLEGDYETHIAAEAASAVADFSSLAQDDEKEAKLREKKLREKEEKERKEQEKREQKERERAEKAAKAAAAAAAAAAGAVNGNDELNDSKKSDTSGRRGVGIFSSGRKSKSGSPSKDGKDKSGKDKDKEMGRLGLVVTSGLGEQEQGDANRDGDKKRGSTTPGVTRPYEYAVDADGKASSPTRKSYTPGGFRYDQDPNSGKQLGADGQEQLSPTSQQKKIGLAFNYAPGNENALKETAEKIKSGQLSPRTQDKLNRGQLSPKSRAKLLQDGNLSPTTRAKLQGSAVDAAAVPLSDGQKRSYSPTKGQQGQQGYASGARGSYKPIIDPTAEFLESQRYNKEPGYVGVAAGAAGAKPGSPTKAAAGAGSRASAGPGAAAGAGTGAAGAAAAAAKPKKKRVKIMVITSKFDPTTKRIDAENGTIEHSTGILDPVTGRIDTKYGVIDPKTGTLEALNTKTGKKELFQGDLDPKTGNLHLVTGVTDPKTGRIDETLGQIVCITPQDNPVVELTVITSRIDPATGKIDTVNGEVERSLGVLNLDSGLLDTKYGEINTRTGELKAIDPKSGKIVVTKNVKVDPGTGQITILGVIDPKTNKIDPNQGRIIEVGQQIDPIVEVTSLAGKFDSKKNIIDPKTAQVETSGGQFDPKAGKIDTKYGQIDLVKHTITFTDPKSGKTVTRDIKIEPATGQIVLKNQINPKNNKPDKDYARIISLRIVQQRVDPATKAPISQVSAAKDKDIIVDPKSNQIWVPTGASDPSTKEQQYISSSVDPKTGYVITIYGYLDPKTHEIKKQTKLDPNTIKIEPSSGKIYTATGEVDKATGEPLYAATQVDPESGEVYTKLARVDPKTGKIIIVRILLISKTDERGRPEEIDPETCEIDPVSGRVLKFFNKTVYVYNMIDPVTGEIVQVDPNDPRFAGARTTVTHTMTLTGEIDPVTGRIKSEYGDIDPNTGDIDPATAVTDPVTGKLILNYAQIDPSHFGKQAQVQTTTETVPITRQQFFDGVKHIGKGALRRDSEGSSDDDMTQQYGSDNVQDIVLSTLNQAGAGSKLGKPVSTPTVVKTTTKQVLTKNDGGVTHNVEEEVRNLGTGEVTYSTQEHKADPTPTDLSGAYVTATAVTTRTATTHEDLGKNAKTEQLEEKTVATTRTLDPNNQQQRVVTQEVKTTATVTSGDQYQRRDSVSSTSSGDSGTPIDGPYDGSSVVRTDTQKSPLYASSATTSAGPHVESTRVVLGEDTPGYSGHGEIISTQTVSSKTRTVETITYKTERDGIVETRVEQKITIQSDGDPIDHDKALAEAIQEATAMNPDMTVEKIEIQQQTQ, from the exons ATGCCGGCGGAAATTAAACCATCCGCGCCAGCGGAACCGGAAACACCAACCAAGAGCAAGCCGAAGAGCAGCTCATCGACCTTCTCGAAGGCCGCACTGGCACGCGTCACACTGCTCGATGGCTCCATTCTGGACGTGACCATTGAT CGTAAAGCCAAGGGTCGTGACCTGGTGAACTCGATCTGCGCTGGTCTTAATATAATTGAGAAGGACTACTTTGGCTTGACCTATGATACGCCTACCGATCCGCGTGTTTGGCTCGATTTAGAGAAGCCCGTGGCGAAGTTCTTTCGCACAGATCCTTGGCCGCTTGCGTTCGCAGTCAAGTTCTATCCACCGGAGCCGTCACAGCTCCAGGAGGACATCACGCGCTACCATTTATGCCTGCAAGTGCGCAATGACATTCTAGAAGGACGTCTTCCCTGCACTTTTGTGACGCACGCTCTTCTCGGCTCGTACCTTGTGCAGTCGGAGATGGGCGACTATGATCCCAAGGAAATGCCGACACGCGCCTATCTGAAGGACTTTAAAATTGCACCCAATCAGACATCAGAGCTCGAGGACAAAGTCATGGATCTGCATAAGACTCACAA AGGTCAATCGCCCGCAGAGGCAGAGCTGCACTATCTCGAGAACGCCAAGAAGCTGGCCATGTACGGTGTGGACTTGCATCCAGCTAAGGACTCAGAGGGCGTGGACATCAtgctgggtgtgtgtgcgtccgGTTTGTTGGTTTATCGCGATAA ATTGCGCATTAACCGTTTCGCTTGGCCCAAGATCTTGAAGATCTCGTACAAGCGTCACCATTTCTACATCAAGATACGACCGGGCGAATTCGAGCAATACGAATCCACCATCGGTTTTAAGCTTGCTAACCATCGTGCCGCCAAGAAGCTGTGGAAGTCCTGCGTGGAGCATCACACCTTCTTCCGTCTGATGACACCAGAACCGAACACCAGGTCCACGCTGTTCCCACGCTTTGGCTCCAAGTACCGTTTTTCGGGTCGCACCCACTACGAGAGCAAGGCAACACCCGTTGACCGCACGGCGCCCAAATTTGACAGAGCGCTATCCGGAGCGCGTCTCTCATCTCGCAGCATGGATG CACTGGCTATAGCTGAAAAGGAGAAGGTGGCCCGCAAGAGCAACACCTTGGACCATCGTGGAGATCGAAGCCTGGACACAGATCCACATGCCCGTAGCCCCATTAAGAACAAAAAGGACAAG TTAATCCGTGAATCGAGCACCGGTACAGCCTCAGCCTCCTCGCAGAGCTCACTCGAGGGAGACTATGAGACCCACATCGCTGCCGAGGCAGCGTCCGCTGTTGCCGATTTTTCGTCTCTCGCTCAG GATGACGAGAAGGAGGCAAAGTTGCGCGAAAAGAAGCTAAGGGAAAAGGAAGAAAAGGAGCGCAAGGAGCAGGAAAAGCGAGagcaaaaagagagagaaagggccGAGAAGGCGGctaaagcagctgctgccgctgcagccgcGGCCGCAGGTGCAGTCAATG GAAATGACGAACTTAACGATTCGAAGAAATCGGATACATCTGGCAGACGT GGTGTTGGTATATTCTCGTCGGGTCGCAAGAGCAAGAGCGGTTCACCGTCAAAGGATGGCAAGGACAAGTCCGGCAAGGACAAGGACAAGGAAATGGGCCGTCTTGGTTTGGTGGTTACCTCTGGTCTGGGTGAGCAAGAGCAAGGCGATGCCAATAGAGATGGTGACAAAAAGCGCGGCTCGACAACACCCGGCGTTACCCGTCCCTACGAGTATGCCGTAGATGCTGATGGCAAAGCCAGTAGCCCCACACGCAAATCGTACACGCCCGGCGGCTTCCGCTACGACCAGGATCCAAATAGTGGCAAGCAACTAGGTGCCGATGGTCAAGAGCAGCTCTCGCCAACATCGCAGCAAAAGAAAATCGGGCTGGCCTTTAACTATGCGCCAGGCAATGAAAATGCCCTCAAGGAGACCGCCGAGAAAATCAAGTCCGGCCAATTGTCGCCTCGCACACAGGACAAACTTAACCGCGGTCAGCTGTCGCCCAAGTCGAGAGCCAAACTGCTGCAGGATGGCAACCTGTCGCCAACGACGCGTGCCAAGCTGCAGGGCAGTGCTGTGGACGCCGCGGCAGTGCCGCTTAGCGATGGCCAGAAACGCTCGTACTCGCCCACGAAGGGTCAGCAAGGCCAGCAGGGCTATGCGTCGGGTGCACGCGGCAGCTACAAGCCAATTATTGATCCCACGGCTGAGTTCCTCGAATCCCAGCGATACAATAAGGAACCTGGTTATGTGGGCGTTGCagctggtgctgctggtgccaAGCCTGGTTCGCCAAcaaaagctgcagctggagctggatcTCGTGCAAGTGCGGGTCCtggtgcagctgctggcgctggTACTGGTGCAGCTGGCGCTGCCGCGGCTGCCGCTAAGCCCAAGAAGAAGCGCGTTAAGATTATGGTCATCACCTCGAAATTCGATCCGACGACCAAGCGCATTGATGCCGAAAATGGCACTATCGAGCATTCGACGGGCATCCTCGACCCAGTGACAGGTCGCATTGATACCAAGTACGGCGTAATTGATCCCAAGACTGGCACTTTGGAGGCGCTGAATACTAAGACGGGCAAAAAAGAATTGTTCCAGGGCGATTTGGATCCAAAGACGGGCAATCTTCATTTGGTTACAGGCGTCACAGATCCCAAAACAGGGCGTATCGATGAGACTTTGGGCCAGATTGTATGCATAACGCCACAGGATAATCCAGTTGTTGAACTGACCGTCATTACAAGCCGCATTGATCCCGCGACGGGCAAGATAGATACTGTTAACGGCGAGGTCGAGCGCTCGCTTGGTGTCTTGAACCTAGACTCGGGCTTGTTGGATACAAAATATGGTGAGATAAACACACGCACCGGTGAGCTCAAGGCCATCGATCCGAAATCTGGCAAGATTGTGGTTACCAAGAATGTCAAGGTTGATCCTGGCACTGGCCAAATCACCATACTGGGCGTAATCGATCCGAAAACGAATAAGATAGATCCTAACCAGGGCCGCATCATTGAGGTCGGTCAGCAAATTGATCCAATTGTCGAAGTGACATCCCTGGCTGGCAAATTCGATTCGAAGAAGAACATTATCGATCCCAAAACAGCTCAGGTGGAAACATCTGGCGGCCAATTCGACCCAAAGGCGGGCAAGATCGACACAAAGTATGGCCAAATCGATTTGGTCAAGCACACAATCACCTTCACGGACCCCAAGTCGGGCAAGACGGTAACACGCGACATCAAAATCGAGCCAGCCACCGGACAGATTGTGTTGAAGAACCAGATCAATCCGAAAAACAACAAGCCAGACAAGGATTACGCACGCATCATTTCACTACGAATCGTTCAACAGCGCGTGGATCCAGCAACAAAGGCACCAATCTCACAGGTCAGCGCTGCCAAGGACAAGGACATTATTGTTGATCCCAAATCGAACCAGATCTGGGTGCCGACCGGTGCCAGTGATCCCAGCACCAAGGAACAGCAGTACATTTCCAGCAGCGTGGATCCGAAAACAGGCTACGTCATTACCATCTACGGCTACCTCGATCCCAAGACCCATGAGATCAAGAAACAAACCAAGCTCGACCCGAACACCATTAAGATCGAGCCCTCGTCTGGCAAGATCTATACCGCTACCGGGGAAGTGGACAAGGCCACTGGTGAACCGCTTTATGCTGCCACTCAGGTGGATCCCGAGTCTGGCGAGGTTTATACCAAGCTGGCGCGCGTTGATCCAAAGACGGGCAAGATCATTATCGTACGCATTTTGCTCATATCGAAAACAGACGAACGTGGTCGCCCAGAGGAAATCGACCCAGAGACCTGCGAAATCGATCCCGTGTCTGGTCGTGTTCTTAAGTTCTTCAACAAAACCGTGTATGTTTATAATATGATTGATCCGGTAACTGGTGAAATTGTACAGGTCGATCCTAATGATCCCCGGTTCGCTGGTGCACGCACCACAGTAACCCACACGATGACCCTGACTGGCGAAATAGATCCCGTGACAGGCCGTATCAAGAGCGAGTATGGCGATATCGATCCGAACACGGGTGACATAGATCCGGCAACAGCTGTCACTGATCCAGTTACGGGCAAGCTGATTCTCAACTACGCACAGATCGATCCCTCGCACTTTGGCAAACAGGCCCAGGTGCAAACGACCACAGAGACGGTGCCGATCACACGACAACAGTTCTTCGACGGCGTCAAGCACATTGGCAAGGGTGCGCTACGTCGCGACTCTGAGGGCAGCTCGGACGACGACATGACCCAACAGTACGGCAGTGATAATGTCCAGGATATTGTGCTAAGCACGTTGAACCAAGCTGGCGCCGGCAGCAAGCTGGGCAAGCCAGTGAGCACGCCCACTGTGGTGAAGACGACAACGAAACAGGTGCTGACCAAGAACGATGGCGGTGTCACACACAACGTAGAGGAGGAGGTGCGCAATCTGGGCACCGGCGAGGTGACCTACTCGACACAGGAGCACAAG GCTGATCCAACACCTACCGATCTAAGTGGCGCCTATGTCACGGCCACCGCAGTCACCACCCGCACAGCCACCACGCACGAAGATCTGGGCAAGAACGCCAAGACGGAACAGCTTGAGGAGAAGACCGTTGCCACCACCCGCACCTTAGACCCGaacaatcagcagcagcgcgtTGTCACCCAGGAGGTGAAGACGACTGCAACGGTAACAAGTGGCGATCAG TATCAGAGACGCGACAGTGTGTCGTCGACCAGCTCAGGCGACTCTGGTACACCCATCGATGGGCCATATGATGGTTCCAGCGTGGTACGCACTGACACCCAG AAATCTCCGCTGTATGCAAGCTCTGCAACCACATCCGCTGGCCCACACGTTGAAAGCACCAGAGTGGTGCTCGGCGAGGATACGCCTGGCTACTCAGGACATGGCGAGATCATCTCTACGCAAACCGTGAGCAGTAAAACCCGCACCGTGGAAACGATTACC TACAAAACCGAACGCGATGGCATTGTTGAAACCCGTGTGgagcagaaaataacaattcAATCCGATGGCGACCCAATTGATCATGATAAAGCCTTGGCTGAGGCAATACAA gAAGCGACGGCTATGAATCCAGACATGACAGTCGAGAAGATTGAAATTCAACAGCAAACGCAGTag
- the cora gene encoding protein 4.1 homolog isoform X5, with protein sequence MPAEIKPSAPAEPETPTKSKPKSSSSTFSKAALARVTLLDGSILDVTIDRKAKGRDLVNSICAGLNIIEKDYFGLTYDTPTDPRVWLDLEKPVAKFFRTDPWPLAFAVKFYPPEPSQLQEDITRYHLCLQVRNDILEGRLPCTFVTHALLGSYLVQSEMGDYDPKEMPTRAYLKDFKIAPNQTSELEDKVMDLHKTHKGQSPAEAELHYLENAKKLAMYGVDLHPAKDSEGVDIMLGVCASGLLVYRDKLRINRFAWPKILKISYKRHHFYIKIRPGEFEQYESTIGFKLANHRAAKKLWKSCVEHHTFFRLMTPEPNTRSTLFPRFGSKYRFSGRTHYESKATPVDRTAPKFDRALSGARLSSRSMDALAIAEKEKVARKSNTLDHRGDRSLDTDPHARSPIKNKKDKLIRESSTGTASASSQSSLEGDYETHIAAEAASAVADFSSLAQDDEKEAKLREKKLREKEEKERKEQEKREQKERERAEKAAKAAAAAAAAAAGAVNGNDELNDSKKSDTSGRRGVGIFSSGRKSKSGSPSKDGKDKSGKDKDKEMGRLGLVVTSGLGEQEQGDANRDGDKKRGSTTPGVTRPYEYAVDADGKASSPTRKSYTPGGFRYDQDPNSGKQLGADGQEQLSPTSQQKKIGLAFNYAPGNENALKETAEKIKSGQLSPRTQDKLNRGQLSPKSRAKLLQDGNLSPTTRAKLQGSAVDAAAVPLSDGQKRSYSPTKGQQGQQGYASGARGSYKPIIDPTAEFLESQRYNKEPGYVGVAAGAAGAKPGSPTKAAAGAGSRASAGPGAAAGAGTGAAGAAAAAAKPKKKRVKIMVITSKFDPTTKRIDAENGTIEHSTGILDPVTGRIDTKYGVIDPKTGTLEALNTKTGKKELFQGDLDPKTGNLHLVTGVTDPKTGRIDETLGQIVCITPQDNPVVELTVITSRIDPATGKIDTVNGEVERSLGVLNLDSGLLDTKYGEINTRTGELKAIDPKSGKIVVTKNVKVDPGTGQITILGVIDPKTNKIDPNQGRIIEVGQQIDPIVEVTSLAGKFDSKKNIIDPKTAQVETSGGQFDPKAGKIDTKYGQIDLVKHTITFTDPKSGKTVTRDIKIEPATGQIVLKNQINPKNNKPDKDYARIISLRIVQQRVDPATKAPISQVSAAKDKDIIVDPKSNQIWVPTGASDPSTKEQQYISSSVDPKTGYVITIYGYLDPKTHEIKKQTKLDPNTIKIEPSSGKIYTATGEVDKATGEPLYAATQVDPESGEVYTKLARVDPKTGKIIIVRILLISKTDERGRPEEIDPETCEIDPVSGRVLKFFNKTVYVYNMIDPVTGEIVQVDPNDPRFAGARTTVTHTMTLTGEIDPVTGRIKSEYGDIDPNTGDIDPATAVTDPVTGKLILNYAQIDPSHFGKQAQVQTTTETVPITRQQFFDGVKHIGKGALRRDSEGSSDDDMTQQYGSDNVQDIVLSTLNQAGAGSKLGKPVSTPTVVKTTTKQVLTKNDGGVTHNVEEEVRNLGTGEVTYSTQEHKKSPLYASSATTSAGPHVESTRVVLGEDTPGYSGHGEIISTQTVSSKTRTVETITYKTERDGIVETRVEQKITIQSDGDPIDHDKALAEAIQEATAMNPDMTVEKIEIQQQTQ encoded by the exons ATGCCGGCGGAAATTAAACCATCCGCGCCAGCGGAACCGGAAACACCAACCAAGAGCAAGCCGAAGAGCAGCTCATCGACCTTCTCGAAGGCCGCACTGGCACGCGTCACACTGCTCGATGGCTCCATTCTGGACGTGACCATTGAT CGTAAAGCCAAGGGTCGTGACCTGGTGAACTCGATCTGCGCTGGTCTTAATATAATTGAGAAGGACTACTTTGGCTTGACCTATGATACGCCTACCGATCCGCGTGTTTGGCTCGATTTAGAGAAGCCCGTGGCGAAGTTCTTTCGCACAGATCCTTGGCCGCTTGCGTTCGCAGTCAAGTTCTATCCACCGGAGCCGTCACAGCTCCAGGAGGACATCACGCGCTACCATTTATGCCTGCAAGTGCGCAATGACATTCTAGAAGGACGTCTTCCCTGCACTTTTGTGACGCACGCTCTTCTCGGCTCGTACCTTGTGCAGTCGGAGATGGGCGACTATGATCCCAAGGAAATGCCGACACGCGCCTATCTGAAGGACTTTAAAATTGCACCCAATCAGACATCAGAGCTCGAGGACAAAGTCATGGATCTGCATAAGACTCACAA AGGTCAATCGCCCGCAGAGGCAGAGCTGCACTATCTCGAGAACGCCAAGAAGCTGGCCATGTACGGTGTGGACTTGCATCCAGCTAAGGACTCAGAGGGCGTGGACATCAtgctgggtgtgtgtgcgtccgGTTTGTTGGTTTATCGCGATAA ATTGCGCATTAACCGTTTCGCTTGGCCCAAGATCTTGAAGATCTCGTACAAGCGTCACCATTTCTACATCAAGATACGACCGGGCGAATTCGAGCAATACGAATCCACCATCGGTTTTAAGCTTGCTAACCATCGTGCCGCCAAGAAGCTGTGGAAGTCCTGCGTGGAGCATCACACCTTCTTCCGTCTGATGACACCAGAACCGAACACCAGGTCCACGCTGTTCCCACGCTTTGGCTCCAAGTACCGTTTTTCGGGTCGCACCCACTACGAGAGCAAGGCAACACCCGTTGACCGCACGGCGCCCAAATTTGACAGAGCGCTATCCGGAGCGCGTCTCTCATCTCGCAGCATGGATG CACTGGCTATAGCTGAAAAGGAGAAGGTGGCCCGCAAGAGCAACACCTTGGACCATCGTGGAGATCGAAGCCTGGACACAGATCCACATGCCCGTAGCCCCATTAAGAACAAAAAGGACAAG TTAATCCGTGAATCGAGCACCGGTACAGCCTCAGCCTCCTCGCAGAGCTCACTCGAGGGAGACTATGAGACCCACATCGCTGCCGAGGCAGCGTCCGCTGTTGCCGATTTTTCGTCTCTCGCTCAG GATGACGAGAAGGAGGCAAAGTTGCGCGAAAAGAAGCTAAGGGAAAAGGAAGAAAAGGAGCGCAAGGAGCAGGAAAAGCGAGagcaaaaagagagagaaagggccGAGAAGGCGGctaaagcagctgctgccgctgcagccgcGGCCGCAGGTGCAGTCAATG GAAATGACGAACTTAACGATTCGAAGAAATCGGATACATCTGGCAGACGT GGTGTTGGTATATTCTCGTCGGGTCGCAAGAGCAAGAGCGGTTCACCGTCAAAGGATGGCAAGGACAAGTCCGGCAAGGACAAGGACAAGGAAATGGGCCGTCTTGGTTTGGTGGTTACCTCTGGTCTGGGTGAGCAAGAGCAAGGCGATGCCAATAGAGATGGTGACAAAAAGCGCGGCTCGACAACACCCGGCGTTACCCGTCCCTACGAGTATGCCGTAGATGCTGATGGCAAAGCCAGTAGCCCCACACGCAAATCGTACACGCCCGGCGGCTTCCGCTACGACCAGGATCCAAATAGTGGCAAGCAACTAGGTGCCGATGGTCAAGAGCAGCTCTCGCCAACATCGCAGCAAAAGAAAATCGGGCTGGCCTTTAACTATGCGCCAGGCAATGAAAATGCCCTCAAGGAGACCGCCGAGAAAATCAAGTCCGGCCAATTGTCGCCTCGCACACAGGACAAACTTAACCGCGGTCAGCTGTCGCCCAAGTCGAGAGCCAAACTGCTGCAGGATGGCAACCTGTCGCCAACGACGCGTGCCAAGCTGCAGGGCAGTGCTGTGGACGCCGCGGCAGTGCCGCTTAGCGATGGCCAGAAACGCTCGTACTCGCCCACGAAGGGTCAGCAAGGCCAGCAGGGCTATGCGTCGGGTGCACGCGGCAGCTACAAGCCAATTATTGATCCCACGGCTGAGTTCCTCGAATCCCAGCGATACAATAAGGAACCTGGTTATGTGGGCGTTGCagctggtgctgctggtgccaAGCCTGGTTCGCCAAcaaaagctgcagctggagctggatcTCGTGCAAGTGCGGGTCCtggtgcagctgctggcgctggTACTGGTGCAGCTGGCGCTGCCGCGGCTGCCGCTAAGCCCAAGAAGAAGCGCGTTAAGATTATGGTCATCACCTCGAAATTCGATCCGACGACCAAGCGCATTGATGCCGAAAATGGCACTATCGAGCATTCGACGGGCATCCTCGACCCAGTGACAGGTCGCATTGATACCAAGTACGGCGTAATTGATCCCAAGACTGGCACTTTGGAGGCGCTGAATACTAAGACGGGCAAAAAAGAATTGTTCCAGGGCGATTTGGATCCAAAGACGGGCAATCTTCATTTGGTTACAGGCGTCACAGATCCCAAAACAGGGCGTATCGATGAGACTTTGGGCCAGATTGTATGCATAACGCCACAGGATAATCCAGTTGTTGAACTGACCGTCATTACAAGCCGCATTGATCCCGCGACGGGCAAGATAGATACTGTTAACGGCGAGGTCGAGCGCTCGCTTGGTGTCTTGAACCTAGACTCGGGCTTGTTGGATACAAAATATGGTGAGATAAACACACGCACCGGTGAGCTCAAGGCCATCGATCCGAAATCTGGCAAGATTGTGGTTACCAAGAATGTCAAGGTTGATCCTGGCACTGGCCAAATCACCATACTGGGCGTAATCGATCCGAAAACGAATAAGATAGATCCTAACCAGGGCCGCATCATTGAGGTCGGTCAGCAAATTGATCCAATTGTCGAAGTGACATCCCTGGCTGGCAAATTCGATTCGAAGAAGAACATTATCGATCCCAAAACAGCTCAGGTGGAAACATCTGGCGGCCAATTCGACCCAAAGGCGGGCAAGATCGACACAAAGTATGGCCAAATCGATTTGGTCAAGCACACAATCACCTTCACGGACCCCAAGTCGGGCAAGACGGTAACACGCGACATCAAAATCGAGCCAGCCACCGGACAGATTGTGTTGAAGAACCAGATCAATCCGAAAAACAACAAGCCAGACAAGGATTACGCACGCATCATTTCACTACGAATCGTTCAACAGCGCGTGGATCCAGCAACAAAGGCACCAATCTCACAGGTCAGCGCTGCCAAGGACAAGGACATTATTGTTGATCCCAAATCGAACCAGATCTGGGTGCCGACCGGTGCCAGTGATCCCAGCACCAAGGAACAGCAGTACATTTCCAGCAGCGTGGATCCGAAAACAGGCTACGTCATTACCATCTACGGCTACCTCGATCCCAAGACCCATGAGATCAAGAAACAAACCAAGCTCGACCCGAACACCATTAAGATCGAGCCCTCGTCTGGCAAGATCTATACCGCTACCGGGGAAGTGGACAAGGCCACTGGTGAACCGCTTTATGCTGCCACTCAGGTGGATCCCGAGTCTGGCGAGGTTTATACCAAGCTGGCGCGCGTTGATCCAAAGACGGGCAAGATCATTATCGTACGCATTTTGCTCATATCGAAAACAGACGAACGTGGTCGCCCAGAGGAAATCGACCCAGAGACCTGCGAAATCGATCCCGTGTCTGGTCGTGTTCTTAAGTTCTTCAACAAAACCGTGTATGTTTATAATATGATTGATCCGGTAACTGGTGAAATTGTACAGGTCGATCCTAATGATCCCCGGTTCGCTGGTGCACGCACCACAGTAACCCACACGATGACCCTGACTGGCGAAATAGATCCCGTGACAGGCCGTATCAAGAGCGAGTATGGCGATATCGATCCGAACACGGGTGACATAGATCCGGCAACAGCTGTCACTGATCCAGTTACGGGCAAGCTGATTCTCAACTACGCACAGATCGATCCCTCGCACTTTGGCAAACAGGCCCAGGTGCAAACGACCACAGAGACGGTGCCGATCACACGACAACAGTTCTTCGACGGCGTCAAGCACATTGGCAAGGGTGCGCTACGTCGCGACTCTGAGGGCAGCTCGGACGACGACATGACCCAACAGTACGGCAGTGATAATGTCCAGGATATTGTGCTAAGCACGTTGAACCAAGCTGGCGCCGGCAGCAAGCTGGGCAAGCCAGTGAGCACGCCCACTGTGGTGAAGACGACAACGAAACAGGTGCTGACCAAGAACGATGGCGGTGTCACACACAACGTAGAGGAGGAGGTGCGCAATCTGGGCACCGGCGAGGTGACCTACTCGACACAGGAGCACAAG AAATCTCCGCTGTATGCAAGCTCTGCAACCACATCCGCTGGCCCACACGTTGAAAGCACCAGAGTGGTGCTCGGCGAGGATACGCCTGGCTACTCAGGACATGGCGAGATCATCTCTACGCAAACCGTGAGCAGTAAAACCCGCACCGTGGAAACGATTACC TACAAAACCGAACGCGATGGCATTGTTGAAACCCGTGTGgagcagaaaataacaattcAATCCGATGGCGACCCAATTGATCATGATAAAGCCTTGGCTGAGGCAATACAA gAAGCGACGGCTATGAATCCAGACATGACAGTCGAGAAGATTGAAATTCAACAGCAAACGCAGTag